In one Bacillus sp. PK3_68 genomic region, the following are encoded:
- a CDS encoding ABC transporter ATP-binding protein: MADTILHVKQLQKEYTGEITYKALKGIDFDLKEREFVAVMGPSGSGKTTFLNCISTIDRPTSGFITVRSKNPYELNDDELAKFRRKELGFVFQDFNLVHTLTVEENILLPLTLDSVNEKEMRKRLARIVDFLGIEEIVKKRTFEISGGQKQRVAIARAVIHEPGLLLADEPTGNLDSKSVNSVMTLFESINHVFHTAILMVTHDAYVASFAQRVIFIKDGILYNKIHRGENKQQFYQEIMDTLTFLGGGQHEF, translated from the coding sequence ATGGCAGATACTATTTTACATGTAAAACAACTTCAGAAGGAATATACAGGGGAAATCACATATAAAGCCTTAAAAGGCATTGACTTTGATTTAAAGGAGAGGGAATTTGTTGCGGTAATGGGACCATCCGGCAGTGGGAAAACAACATTCCTTAACTGCATTTCAACCATCGATCGTCCTACAAGCGGCTTCATTACAGTCCGCTCAAAAAATCCATATGAATTAAATGATGATGAACTAGCGAAGTTTCGCCGCAAGGAATTAGGCTTTGTTTTTCAGGATTTTAACCTTGTTCATACGTTAACAGTAGAAGAAAATATTTTATTGCCATTGACACTTGATTCTGTAAATGAGAAAGAAATGAGAAAACGCTTAGCAAGAATTGTAGACTTTTTAGGTATTGAGGAGATAGTAAAGAAACGCACATTTGAAATTTCAGGTGGACAGAAACAACGTGTGGCCATTGCAAGAGCAGTTATTCATGAACCCGGCTTATTGTTAGCGGATGAGCCGACTGGAAACTTGGACTCTAAATCGGTAAATAGCGTTATGACATTGTTTGAATCGATTAACCATGTGTTTCACACAGCTATTTTGATGGTGACGCATGATGCCTATGTCGCTAGTTTTGCGCAGCGTGTCATCTTTATAAAAGACGGTATTCTTTATAATAAGATACACCGAGGTGAAAACAAGCAGCAGTTTTATCAAGAAATTATGGACACACTCACGTTTTTGGGCGGTGGTCAGCATGAGTTTTAA
- a CDS encoding response regulator, whose translation MKNFRFGIRQKIITGYVVIIICLVIAILAVNKQLDTMQEERNFIIQRDFVVRDLTNEIEKDLLKMATGQRGFIISGGEEYLRLYNEARSRWTENFNKLDNLLSDNPAQQKEVAEINENIKDWVSDAGDKSIKMKQQNDTTSIMTFFKEDTGRQKIEQVQQQFDSFRDKEKELIDQRADKLNKQNKYLDIGLYSLLAFVIIVSFILSMIISGSIIKTIKAVVNTIRAMSTGGDLSSRIQVKTNDEIRDLGSATNELLDSLEERDWLQRSVADVMSKNQGISSLENLAETFLSIAAQITGSSFGAFYSREQQENDVILVKKAAFADSADDVGRSSFALGQGLIGQCALEKRIQVINKVGEDYRLISSGLGETKPRSILIAPIVYEEEIIAVVEFASLNEYTSLHVAFIEKVLETFGLTVNRAIDRMEIARLLSESQAMTEELQAQSEELQTQSEELKMQSEELQMINEQLESRTQEAEQKTKDLEVAKKDLEEKAKQLTLGSKYKSEFLANMSHELRTPLNSILILSEMLAENSSGSLSEEELEFAGIIHSSGQDLLNLINDILDLSKVEAGKLDVVINEVNMTELPASLERNFTHIANQKGLDFNISMSPDVPAIFQTDEKRFQQIIRNLLSNAFKFTEEGSVSANIKKVGADANQTNVDYWLEIAITDTGIGIPKEKHALIFEAFQQGEGATIRKYGGTGLGLSISSEFAKLLGGNLQLFSEEGKGSTFVLLLPNISDGNIPADLFTEASREIAATISPPDSMGEETTPVIGLQEKPKAQDNVFYGKTALITDDDNRNIFALKTALEQKGMNVLVANNGIECLDILSSSKSIDLILMDIMMPDMDGYETMQRIRQSKEYDDLPIIALTAKAMKNDREKCLEAGASDYISKPLKLEQLFSVMNVWMTR comes from the coding sequence ATGAAGAACTTTAGATTTGGAATACGCCAGAAGATTATTACCGGCTATGTGGTTATCATTATCTGTTTGGTTATAGCGATTCTTGCTGTGAATAAACAGTTGGACACGATGCAGGAAGAAAGAAATTTTATCATTCAACGTGATTTTGTCGTAAGGGATCTGACGAATGAAATAGAAAAAGATCTGCTTAAGATGGCAACTGGACAGAGAGGTTTTATCATATCGGGAGGGGAAGAATATCTCCGGTTGTATAATGAAGCGCGTTCTCGATGGACGGAGAATTTCAATAAACTGGACAATCTTCTGTCAGATAATCCGGCGCAGCAAAAAGAGGTAGCTGAGATTAACGAGAACATCAAAGATTGGGTATCGGATGCCGGTGATAAATCCATTAAAATGAAACAGCAGAACGATACAACAAGCATTATGACATTTTTTAAAGAAGATACTGGAAGACAAAAAATTGAGCAAGTACAGCAGCAGTTTGATTCTTTCCGAGACAAGGAGAAAGAGCTGATTGACCAACGTGCTGATAAACTAAATAAACAGAATAAGTATCTAGATATTGGGCTGTACAGCTTGTTGGCTTTTGTTATTATTGTTTCTTTTATTCTGTCCATGATCATTTCAGGCTCTATTATTAAAACGATTAAAGCGGTAGTAAATACTATTCGTGCCATGTCTACGGGTGGAGATCTTAGCAGCCGTATTCAAGTGAAAACGAACGATGAAATTAGGGATCTGGGAAGTGCGACAAATGAGCTTTTGGATTCTTTAGAAGAACGGGATTGGCTGCAAAGAAGTGTGGCAGATGTTATGAGCAAGAATCAGGGGATTTCTTCATTAGAAAATCTCGCGGAGACATTTCTCTCGATAGCCGCACAGATTACAGGTTCATCGTTTGGGGCTTTTTATAGCAGAGAGCAACAAGAAAATGATGTTATTTTAGTAAAAAAGGCTGCATTTGCTGATTCAGCTGATGACGTAGGCCGAAGTAGTTTTGCTCTTGGCCAAGGCTTGATCGGTCAATGTGCACTAGAAAAACGGATACAAGTGATTAACAAAGTTGGCGAAGACTACCGGCTAATTTCCTCTGGACTGGGAGAAACAAAGCCAAGGAGTATTTTAATTGCTCCTATCGTATATGAGGAGGAAATTATCGCGGTGGTGGAGTTTGCAAGCCTTAACGAATATACTTCACTGCACGTTGCTTTTATAGAAAAAGTACTGGAAACATTCGGATTAACGGTTAATAGAGCGATTGACCGAATGGAAATTGCTCGATTGCTGTCCGAATCCCAGGCCATGACAGAAGAGTTACAGGCGCAATCAGAGGAATTGCAAACGCAGTCTGAAGAGTTGAAGATGCAATCGGAAGAACTGCAGATGATCAATGAGCAGTTGGAATCGCGCACACAAGAAGCTGAGCAAAAAACGAAAGATCTTGAAGTGGCAAAAAAAGACTTGGAAGAAAAAGCAAAGCAACTGACACTTGGCTCTAAATACAAATCAGAATTCCTTGCTAATATGTCTCATGAGCTGCGCACACCATTGAATAGCATTTTGATTTTGTCAGAAATGCTCGCCGAAAACAGCAGCGGTTCCCTTTCGGAGGAAGAATTAGAGTTTGCGGGAATTATTCATTCTTCTGGACAAGACTTGCTGAACTTAATCAATGATATTTTGGATTTATCAAAAGTGGAAGCTGGAAAACTGGACGTTGTGATCAATGAAGTAAATATGACGGAGCTTCCTGCGAGTCTTGAAAGGAATTTCACCCATATTGCTAACCAAAAGGGGCTTGATTTTAACATTAGCATGAGCCCAGATGTGCCGGCCATCTTTCAAACGGATGAAAAGCGTTTTCAGCAGATTATTAGAAATCTATTGTCTAACGCCTTTAAATTCACAGAAGAAGGTTCTGTCTCTGCAAATATTAAGAAGGTGGGGGCGGACGCCAACCAGACAAATGTAGATTATTGGCTTGAAATCGCCATAACGGATACAGGGATCGGCATTCCAAAAGAAAAGCATGCGCTCATCTTTGAAGCATTCCAGCAAGGTGAAGGGGCTACTATCCGAAAATATGGCGGCACCGGTTTAGGATTGTCGATCAGCAGTGAATTTGCCAAACTGTTAGGCGGCAATCTTCAGCTCTTTAGCGAAGAAGGAAAGGGAAGTACATTTGTTCTTCTCCTTCCTAATATTTCAGATGGAAACATACCTGCTGACTTATTCACAGAGGCATCGAGAGAAATTGCAGCCACAATTTCACCTCCAGATTCTATGGGGGAGGAGACCACTCCAGTTATAGGACTGCAAGAAAAGCCAAAGGCTCAGGACAATGTATTCTATGGCAAGACGGCATTGATCACAGATGATGATAACCGCAATATTTTTGCTCTAAAGACAGCGCTTGAACAAAAAGGAATGAATGTACTAGTGGCAAACAATGGGATTGAATGTTTGGATATTCTCAGTTCCAGCAAGAGCATTGATCTAATTTTAATGGATATTATGATGCCGGACATGGATGGATATGAAACGATGCAGCGAATTCGCCAGTCGAAAGAATACGATGATTTACCAATTATTGCTCTGACGGCTAAGGCGATGAAAAATGACCGCGAAAAATGTCTCGAGGCAGGGGCATCTGACTACATTAGCAAGCCGCTGAAGCTGGAGCAGCTATTTTCCGTTATGAATGTCTGGATGACAAGGTAA
- a CDS encoding metal-sensitive transcriptional regulator produces MNSEYEELFEADHGDFNHSERKSHHSDKVKKNLTTRLNRIEGQIRGIKGLIEKDTYCDDVITQISATQSALNSVAKILLEGHMKSCVVERIQEGDFEVLDEVLVTVQKLMKK; encoded by the coding sequence ATGAATAGTGAATACGAAGAGCTTTTCGAAGCTGATCATGGTGATTTCAATCATTCTGAGCGAAAAAGCCATCATTCTGATAAGGTGAAAAAGAATTTAACGACCCGTTTAAACCGGATTGAAGGGCAAATCCGTGGTATTAAAGGTTTGATTGAAAAGGATACGTATTGTGATGACGTCATTACACAAATATCAGCTACACAGTCAGCGTTAAACAGTGTGGCGAAAATTCTTTTAGAAGGACACATGAAGAGTTGCGTTGTTGAAAGAATTCAGGAAGGCGATTTCGAAGTTCTTGACGAAGTATTAGTTACCGTACAAAAATTAATGAAAAAATAA
- a CDS encoding protein-glutamate O-methyltransferase CheR, whose product MNSMWNNEEEQDFSFKEAIEMDLLLEGLYRVSGFDFRKYMRSSIYRRIKNRMQLEKISTISQITDRMIHDPSFVTKILNDFSINVTEMFRNPEFFKVFRQTVLPQLRDYPEIRIWHAGCATGEEVYSMAILIEEEGLGHKTKLYATDMNEEVLKKARKGLIPLSKMKTYTKNYMLAGGARAFSEYYTADGHFAYLNPSILNKISFAQHNLVTDQSFNEFHVILCRNVLIYFTVDLQNQVHQLFFDSLCPKGFLGLGDKESLQFASCAEKYKSFAEHVKIYQKN is encoded by the coding sequence ATGAACAGTATGTGGAATAACGAAGAAGAACAAGACTTTAGTTTTAAAGAAGCAATCGAGATGGATTTATTGCTGGAGGGACTTTACCGTGTATCTGGATTTGATTTTCGGAAATATATGCGGTCCTCCATTTACAGGCGCATTAAAAATCGCATGCAGCTTGAGAAGATCTCAACGATTTCTCAGATTACTGACAGAATGATTCATGATCCGTCCTTCGTGACAAAAATACTTAATGATTTTTCTATTAACGTAACCGAGATGTTTCGAAATCCGGAGTTTTTTAAAGTTTTCCGACAAACGGTCCTTCCCCAGTTACGGGATTATCCGGAAATACGAATTTGGCATGCAGGCTGTGCGACAGGTGAAGAAGTGTATTCAATGGCTATTTTAATAGAAGAAGAAGGGCTTGGGCATAAGACGAAGCTTTACGCCACAGATATGAATGAAGAGGTGCTAAAGAAGGCTCGTAAAGGGCTCATCCCACTCAGTAAAATGAAGACATACACGAAGAATTATATGCTTGCAGGAGGAGCGCGAGCTTTTTCTGAGTATTATACAGCTGATGGGCATTTTGCTTATTTAAATCCTTCGATTTTAAATAAAATCAGCTTTGCCCAGCATAATCTTGTCACGGACCAGTCCTTTAATGAATTTCATGTCATCTTATGCCGAAATGTACTGATCTATTTTACAGTTGATCTGCAAAATCAAGTACACCAACTATTCTTTGACAGTCTTTGCCCGAAGGGATTTCTTGGTTTGGGGGATAAAGAGTCCCTTCAATTTGCAAGTTGCGCAGAAAAATATAAAAGTTTTGCTGAACATGTAAAAATTTATCAAAAAAATTAA
- a CDS encoding fused response regulator/phosphatase yields MSILIVDDNKVNLFVIEKILKNAGYENCVSLSSAQQLFNYIEKNEQHANKVSIDLILLDIMMPEIDGIEACRRLQQDDCLKDIPVIFITALEDSNKLADALDAGGMDYITKPINKVELLARIRVALRLKYEKDWHAEQEQKIQNELDLAMQVQKGLLNPPLETDNITINVSHLPSFKLAGDMYYWHKFEDHRYGVILLDMMGHGISSSLVCMFISSVLRDIIKELSDPELVIKELNRYMALLHHPKIDYNYYFTGIYLLVDTERKIVEYVNAGHPEGYVLVDNASLCTIERSSCAVGFFDQMEVKKSVISYEDNIQLLLFTDGVIEVNRNDEQSMLNKLKYIASQKWSNVRSPIHLVIPEEQHAGQGDDMCIMMIHAK; encoded by the coding sequence ATGTCCATTCTAATTGTTGATGACAACAAAGTCAATTTATTTGTAATCGAGAAAATATTAAAAAACGCAGGATATGAGAACTGTGTTTCTCTATCATCCGCTCAGCAGCTATTCAATTATATTGAGAAAAATGAGCAACACGCCAACAAAGTCTCTATTGACCTTATCCTGCTTGATATCATGATGCCAGAGATTGATGGTATAGAAGCTTGCCGCCGCCTTCAGCAGGATGACTGCCTTAAAGATATCCCGGTTATTTTTATTACAGCTCTTGAAGACTCCAATAAACTTGCCGATGCGCTGGACGCAGGTGGAATGGATTATATTACAAAGCCGATCAATAAAGTTGAGCTGCTGGCGAGAATAAGAGTGGCACTTCGCTTGAAATATGAAAAAGACTGGCATGCAGAACAAGAACAAAAGATTCAAAATGAACTTGATCTGGCCATGCAAGTTCAGAAAGGACTCTTGAATCCTCCTTTAGAGACAGACAATATCACAATTAATGTCTCACACCTTCCCTCCTTCAAACTTGCTGGTGATATGTATTATTGGCACAAATTTGAGGATCACAGATACGGCGTTATTCTTTTAGACATGATGGGACATGGCATTTCTTCCTCTCTTGTCTGCATGTTTATCTCTTCCGTCTTGAGAGATATTATTAAAGAACTGTCTGATCCTGAACTGGTCATTAAAGAATTAAACCGCTATATGGCACTTCTGCATCATCCGAAAATTGATTACAATTACTATTTTACCGGCATTTATCTTTTGGTTGATACCGAAAGAAAAATCGTTGAATATGTGAATGCAGGTCACCCAGAAGGGTACGTTCTCGTTGATAATGCTTCATTATGCACAATTGAAAGAAGCAGCTGTGCCGTGGGATTTTTTGATCAAATGGAAGTCAAAAAGTCAGTCATCAGTTATGAAGACAACATTCAGCTTCTGCTCTTTACCGACGGCGTAATAGAAGTGAATCGCAATGACGAACAGTCTATGCTGAACAAGTTAAAATATATTGCCTCTCAAAAATGGAGCAATGTACGCTCTCCCATCCATCTTGTCATCCCGGAAGAGCAGCATGCTGGACAAGGCGATGATATGTGTATCATGATGATTCATGCTAAATAA
- a CDS encoding HAMP domain-containing sensor histidine kinase, protein MKLFLRDHFSFIILYIITFISLPIVIHRLDGMENHYPYFIFLAITLLVIFLFFRYIRRKKMYASVKGRSLETGDFLIHQPVAPIEKAYAAQLQSIQSFLLSKDDSYRDFLQEQQLMISHAVHQMKTPLSVIQLLIQSNQFEEPSVLLEWQKVKTECNKLNFSLNQLLTYSRSTKLLADLKIESISLKSVVQEVINDLKDYFIEKEIYPKSTIGENIVIYSDRKWLKVVIYQLLSNAIKYGEKQSSVIILYENEQLYIKNKGETIPESEIKRVFELFYTGTKGRTKGEATGIGLYLVKKILSTLSHPYTLSSINHETTFAIDFSGRVETAAK, encoded by the coding sequence ATGAAACTCTTTTTACGGGACCATTTCAGCTTTATTATCCTTTATATCATTACATTTATTAGCTTGCCAATTGTCATCCATCGACTAGATGGCATGGAAAATCATTATCCCTATTTTATATTTTTAGCCATCACTCTGCTGGTTATTTTCCTTTTCTTTCGTTATATACGCCGCAAGAAAATGTATGCAAGTGTCAAAGGAAGGAGCCTGGAGACAGGGGACTTTCTCATTCATCAGCCAGTTGCTCCAATTGAAAAAGCATATGCAGCTCAATTGCAATCAATTCAGTCTTTTCTTCTTTCAAAAGACGATAGTTACAGGGATTTCTTACAAGAACAGCAATTGATGATTTCTCATGCTGTTCATCAAATGAAAACCCCCCTCTCTGTCATTCAGCTACTTATACAATCTAATCAGTTTGAAGAGCCAAGTGTACTACTAGAGTGGCAGAAAGTTAAAACGGAATGCAACAAGTTGAATTTTTCTTTAAATCAATTATTGACGTATAGTCGCTCTACAAAACTATTGGCGGATCTAAAAATAGAATCAATTTCATTAAAGAGTGTTGTACAGGAAGTTATTAATGATTTAAAAGACTATTTTATTGAAAAAGAAATATATCCTAAAAGTACCATTGGAGAAAATATAGTGATCTATTCAGATCGCAAATGGCTAAAAGTCGTTATTTACCAGCTGTTAAGTAATGCAATTAAATATGGGGAGAAACAGTCTTCCGTTATCATTCTTTATGAAAATGAACAATTATACATCAAAAACAAAGGGGAAACGATACCTGAAAGTGAAATCAAACGCGTTTTTGAATTATTTTATACAGGCACTAAAGGACGTACTAAGGGTGAAGCAACCGGCATTGGGCTTTACTTAGTGAAGAAGATTTTATCTACCTTAAGCCATCCATACACATTGTCTTCTATTAATCATGAAACAACGTTTGCCATTGACTTTTCTGGAAGAGTAGAAACGGCTGCCAAATGA
- the copZ gene encoding copper chaperone CopZ: MNNITLKVSGMSCGHCVKAIEGSVGELPGVESVKVALESGKVEVQYDLNRVDLDKIKETIDDQGYDVE, translated from the coding sequence ATGAATAATATCACATTAAAAGTAAGCGGAATGTCATGCGGCCATTGTGTGAAAGCGATTGAGGGGAGCGTTGGCGAATTGCCGGGAGTGGAGAGCGTAAAAGTAGCTCTAGAAAGTGGAAAAGTTGAAGTACAGTATGATTTAAACAGAGTGGACTTAGATAAAATTAAAGAGACGATTGATGATCAAGGATACGATGTTGAATAA
- a CDS encoding ABC transporter permease, with protein MSFNHIVVQNILRDKSTYISYFLSSVFSILVFFLFSTTAFHPMMTKIDHTSTLGLTMMLASFFIYIFSFVFIIYSLFAFLKKKTKNLSVFMITGASTKQISKMIFRENMLIAGAAIVTAIAVGLIVAPLFLMVAKRVLRADSFGMYVPLQSIALTVVLFTILFFIVSKLMTRFINKEEMVQLLKADITQEKLIAPAPLKLLLSLMVSGFLFLSIIKEMNWIKSFETIWYMSLFASLLLSIYLLITQGTLLIIRLLQRRPAYLRKTNMLFISNLKAKERSHAHIIYLLTVLLLGVFVCTSVLYSSYYNVKEKTEVLYPYSVQYTSLPANKSGAEQEDIAFIEATLDKAGTYDVYYSAFKTDEDRRIAFMSVSNYNALGQHKAITLSDNEYYVAAGHEGVLPNREAIHDYPLGKLEYVGLEEQNILSTGLQNVYYIVPDKVYETIDYPVYKVFAYELEDWVEKIDVAETISSEVPTDPNVRLVASKIELYDAEKFVKSIMFFIGFMLSLIFLSAAMSILYFYLQTSLEGEKKKYEGIRKIGLSFKELASVVTKELAALIFIPFTVAAIILFAGMFGMRNYISPTFYQMTAIGVGIFLLLFIISFFTIRRGYLNKLVN; from the coding sequence ATGAGTTTTAATCATATTGTCGTTCAAAACATTTTACGTGATAAATCCACATATATTTCCTACTTTTTAAGCAGTGTATTCTCTATTTTGGTCTTTTTCTTATTTTCAACTACAGCTTTTCATCCAATGATGACGAAAATTGATCATACGAGTACACTTGGACTGACAATGATGCTCGCTAGCTTTTTTATTTATATTTTTTCATTTGTCTTTATTATTTATTCGCTGTTTGCTTTTTTGAAAAAGAAAACAAAAAATCTTAGCGTATTTATGATTACCGGTGCATCCACGAAGCAAATCAGCAAAATGATTTTCAGAGAAAATATGCTCATTGCCGGTGCAGCGATCGTAACAGCCATTGCAGTTGGACTTATCGTTGCTCCCTTATTTTTAATGGTAGCCAAAAGGGTGTTGCGTGCGGATAGCTTTGGTATGTATGTACCATTACAGTCCATCGCATTAACGGTTGTCTTATTTACTATATTATTCTTTATTGTTTCTAAATTGATGACGCGCTTTATCAACAAAGAAGAAATGGTCCAGCTGTTAAAAGCAGATATAACACAGGAAAAGCTAATTGCACCGGCACCATTGAAACTGTTGCTATCTCTTATGGTGAGTGGATTTTTATTCCTTTCAATTATAAAGGAAATGAATTGGATAAAGTCTTTTGAAACCATTTGGTATATGAGCTTATTTGCCAGTTTGCTATTATCCATTTATCTCCTTATTACTCAAGGAACACTATTGATTATTCGCCTATTACAGAGACGGCCAGCGTACCTTCGAAAAACAAATATGCTTTTTATTTCTAATTTAAAAGCTAAAGAGCGTTCTCATGCACATATCATTTACTTATTAACCGTATTACTATTAGGTGTTTTTGTATGTACGAGCGTTCTATATAGCTCCTATTATAATGTGAAGGAAAAGACAGAAGTGCTATATCCTTATAGTGTCCAATATACTTCACTTCCTGCCAATAAGTCAGGAGCTGAGCAAGAAGATATTGCGTTTATTGAAGCGACATTAGATAAAGCAGGTACGTATGATGTCTATTATTCGGCATTTAAAACCGATGAAGATCGCCGGATTGCCTTTATGTCCGTTTCAAATTACAATGCGCTTGGCCAGCATAAGGCGATCACACTAAGTGACAATGAGTATTACGTTGCAGCTGGACATGAAGGCGTACTGCCCAATCGAGAAGCTATTCATGATTACCCGCTTGGAAAGCTTGAGTATGTAGGTTTGGAAGAACAAAATATTTTATCAACGGGCTTACAAAATGTGTATTATATCGTACCCGATAAGGTTTACGAAACAATCGATTATCCAGTCTATAAAGTATTTGCCTATGAACTGGAAGATTGGGTAGAAAAGATCGATGTTGCTGAAACCATTTCATCAGAAGTTCCTACAGATCCCAATGTTCGCTTGGTGGCTTCTAAAATTGAGTTATATGATGCGGAGAAGTTTGTGAAAAGCATCATGTTTTTTATCGGTTTTATGCTCAGTCTGATCTTTTTGAGTGCGGCAATGAGCATTCTTTACTTCTACTTACAAACGTCACTTGAAGGAGAAAAGAAAAAATATGAAGGCATTCGAAAAATTGGCCTTTCTTTTAAGGAACTAGCTTCTGTCGTAACAAAAGAATTAGCAGCTTTAATTTTTATTCCATTTACAGTGGCAGCTATTATTTTATTTGCAGGGATGTTTGGCATGCGAAACTATATTTCACCGACATTTTATCAAATGACAGCGATCGGTGTAGGTATATTTTTATTGCTGTTCATTATAAGCTTTTTTACTATTCGACGGGGTTATTTAAATAAACTTGTGAATTGA
- a CDS encoding response regulator transcription factor produces the protein MYKILIVEDEINISHTLKSHLEKYGYQCRLVVDFEKVFELFQDFQPHLVIMDINLPAFDGYYWSRKIRRVSNCPIMILSARISELDQVYGIENGADDFITKPFLMNVILAKINGQIRRIYGEYAKDSQTRILKKGNTTLNLDTVRLSTREKEVLLTVKELQLCALLLEACPNVVARQQLLTAIWDDETFVEENTLTVNIVRLRKKLEAIHSSLEIITIRGIGYQLTEKSV, from the coding sequence ATGTATAAAATATTAATTGTTGAAGATGAAATAAATATCTCCCATACATTGAAAAGTCATCTTGAAAAGTATGGTTATCAATGCCGGCTTGTAGTAGATTTTGAAAAAGTATTTGAGCTGTTTCAGGATTTCCAGCCGCATCTTGTCATAATGGACATTAATCTCCCTGCTTTTGATGGCTATTATTGGTCCCGTAAAATAAGACGGGTATCAAATTGCCCCATCATGATTCTCTCTGCTCGTATAAGTGAACTAGATCAAGTGTATGGTATTGAAAATGGGGCAGATGACTTTATTACAAAACCTTTTTTAATGAACGTAATACTTGCAAAAATAAATGGACAAATTCGCCGTATATATGGTGAGTATGCAAAGGATTCACAAACCCGGATTTTAAAGAAAGGGAATACAACTTTAAACCTGGATACTGTTCGATTGTCTACACGTGAAAAAGAGGTGTTATTGACAGTAAAGGAACTCCAGCTATGTGCCCTGCTTTTAGAAGCATGCCCGAATGTAGTGGCAAGACAGCAGCTACTTACGGCTATTTGGGATGATGAGACGTTTGTTGAGGAAAATACACTTACGGTTAATATCGTAAGATTGCGAAAGAAATTAGAGGCGATTCATTCCTCATTAGAAATTATAACAATCCGAGGAATTGGCTATCAATTAACGGAGAAAAGTGTATGA
- the rpsD gene encoding 30S ribosomal protein S4, producing the protein MARYTGPSWKLSRRLGISLSGTGKELEKRPYAPGQHGPNQRKKLSEYGLQLQEKQKLRHMYGVNERQFKNLFVKAGKMKGVYGENFMILLEGRLDNLVYRLGLARTRRQARQLVNHGHILVDGKRVDIPSYQVKPGQTISVREKSRNLAIVKEAVEVNNFVPDYLTFDADKLEGTFTRLPERSELPAEINEALIVEFYSR; encoded by the coding sequence ATGGCTCGCTATACTGGCCCAAGCTGGAAACTTTCCCGCCGTCTTGGAATCTCTCTAAGCGGAACTGGTAAAGAATTAGAAAAACGCCCTTACGCACCTGGACAACACGGTCCAAACCAACGTAAAAAATTGTCTGAATACGGACTTCAATTACAAGAGAAGCAAAAGCTTCGTCATATGTACGGTGTAAATGAGCGCCAATTCAAAAACTTATTCGTAAAAGCTGGTAAAATGAAAGGCGTTTACGGCGAAAACTTCATGATCCTTCTTGAAGGCCGCCTAGACAACCTTGTTTACCGTCTTGGCTTAGCTCGTACTCGTCGCCAAGCACGTCAGCTTGTTAACCATGGTCATATCCTTGTTGATGGAAAGCGCGTTGACATTCCATCTTACCAAGTAAAACCTGGTCAAACAATTTCTGTTCGTGAAAAATCCAGAAACCTTGCTATCGTTAAAGAAGCTGTTGAAGTAAATAACTTCGTACCAGATTATTTAACATTTGATGCAGATAAGCTAGAAGGTACATTTACTCGCCTTCCAGAGCGTTCTGAGCTTCCAGCTGAAATCAACGAAGCTCTTATCGTAGAGTTCTACTCTCGTTAA
- a CDS encoding GNAT family N-acetyltransferase: MIIRKSNRKETDFIFAFSQKVIEESSMGYLKPGHHNIVTEMFEPALQNGAYYLVAEKENKLLGWILVGTTIDPYSLEEIGYLLDIYVFPDYRKSAIAKKLTHEALTRLKQDHYQKVQLSIFSGNHSTALCQQFDFKEVLTVFERPL; the protein is encoded by the coding sequence ATGATTATTAGAAAATCAAATAGGAAAGAGACAGATTTTATTTTTGCTTTTTCGCAAAAGGTAATCGAAGAAAGTTCAATGGGATATCTTAAACCCGGTCATCATAATATCGTAACTGAGATGTTTGAACCTGCTCTTCAAAACGGGGCTTACTATTTGGTGGCTGAGAAAGAAAATAAATTGCTAGGATGGATCTTAGTCGGAACAACTATTGACCCTTATTCTCTTGAAGAAATTGGGTATCTTCTCGATATTTATGTTTTTCCCGACTATAGAAAATCCGCGATAGCCAAAAAGCTTACACATGAAGCCTTAACACGATTGAAACAAGACCATTACCAGAAAGTTCAATTAAGTATTTTTTCTGGTAATCACTCAACAGCTCTTTGCCAACAATTTGATTTTAAAGAAGTACTAACTGTTTTTGAAAGACCTCTCTAA